In a single window of the Cucumis melo cultivar AY chromosome 11, USDA_Cmelo_AY_1.0, whole genome shotgun sequence genome:
- the LOC103499700 gene encoding late embryogenesis abundant protein-like — translation MANVRDEHGNPVQLTDERGNPVQLTDEFGNPMHLTGVVGTTPSKLDPTAPPSNLGPTTIGENVAQTQPPREAHDTSPRRSSSSSSSSSEDDGQGGRRRKKKGLTQKIKEKLTGSGKHKEGGTHDSTATTTTVTSVEHQETGKKGVMEKIKEKLPGHHH, via the exons ATGGCGAATGTGCGTGACGAGCATGGAAACCCGGTTCAACTGACCGACGAACGCGGGAACCCGGTTCAACTGACCGACGAATTCGGCAACCCCATGCACCTCACCGGTGTTGTTGGCACCACGCCTTCTAAGCTCGATCCCACCGCTCCACCTTCCAACCTCGGTCCCACCACCATCGGAGAAAACGTTGCTCAAACGCAGCCCCCTCGAGAAGCCCATGACACCTCACCGCGTCGTTCCAGCAGCTCCAGCTCTAGCTCC TCGGAGGATGACGGACAAGGCGGgaggagaaggaagaagaaagggtTGACACAGAAGATAAAAGAGAAGTTAACCGGAAGTGGGAAACACAAGGAGGGGGGTACTCACGACAGCACCGCCACCACCACCACTGTGACGTCGGTCGAACATCAAGAAACTGGGAAGAAGGGGGTTATGGAAAAGATCAAAGAGAAATTGCCTGGCCACCATCATTGA
- the LOC103499699 gene encoding bifunctional phosphatase IMPL2, chloroplastic translates to MSSLSHSISQSPTNFPSITTPSIPFKPTSLFSHFSPSSIPSFPSLFVSLPSRPSHFLSSVMSSNSQFSNDAHTAIDMCSDAHDLDRFAEVASWVADAAGDVIRKYFRKKFEIIDKPDFSPVTVADQVAEDSMVSVILENFPSHAIYGEEKGWRCKENSADYVWVLDPIDGTKSFITGKPLFGTLIALLYRGKPILGIIDQPVLRERWIGLNGRKTTLNGQNVSTRTCSDISQSYLYTTSPHLFSGEAVEAFARVRDKVKVPLYGCDCYAYALLASGFVDLVVESGLKPYDFLSLIPIIKGAGGEITDWKGDELYWEASPNSQATSFNVLAAGDKGIHKQALESLRWF, encoded by the exons ATGTCTTCACTTTCGCATTCAATTTCTCAATCTCCCACCAATTTTCCCTCTATTACTACACCTTCAATCCCCTTTAAACCCACCTCTCTTTTCTCCCATTTCTCCCCTTCCTCCATACCCTCGTTTCCTTCCCTCTTCGTTTCTCTCCCTTCCCGCCCTTCCCACTTCCTTTCTTCAGTTATGTCCTCCAATTCCCAGTTTTCTAATGATGCCCACACTGCCATTGATATGTGTTCTGATGCTCATGACCTTGATCGCTTTGCCGAGGTTGCCAGCTGGGTTGCGGATGCTGCTGGGGATGTCATTCGGAAGTACTTTCGCAAGAAGTTTGAGATCATTGATAAGCCGGATTTCA GTCCTGTGACTGTGGCTGATCAAGTTGCAGAGGATTCTATGGTTTCAGTTATATTGGAGAACTTTCCTTCTCATGCTAT TTATGGTGAGGAAAAGGGATGGAGATGCAAAGAGAATTCAGCTGATTATGTTTGGGTTTTAGATCCCATCGATGGCACAAAGAGTTTTATTACTG GAAAGCCCCTGTTTGGCACTCTCATTGCATTGTTATATAGAGGGAAACCA ATTTTGGGCATCATTGATCAGCCTGTTCTGAGAGAAAGATGGATAGGATTGAATGGGAGGAAAACTACATTGAACGGGCAAAATGTATCTACCAGAACTTGTTCAGACATATCACAGTCCTATCT ATATACTACAAGCCCTCACCTTTTCAGTGGAGAAGCAGTTGAAGCATTTGCTCGTGTGAGGGACAAG GTAAAAGTTCCCCTCTATGGTTGTGACTGCTACGCGTATGCCCTTTTAGCATCTGGTTTTGTAGATCTTGTGGTTGAATCTGGTCTCAAG CCGTATGATTTTCTTTCTCTAATACCCATAATCAAAGGGGCTGGTGGTGAAATAACCGATTGGAAAGGAGATGAGCTTTATTGGGAGGCCTCACCTAATTCCCAAGCAACAA GTTTTAATGTTTTAGCAGCTGGGGATAAAGGTATACATAAACAAGCCCTTGAATCATTAAGATGGTTCTGA
- the LOC103499703 gene encoding SUMO-activating enzyme subunit 2: MASQQQLSAIKGAKVLMVGAGGIGCELLKTLALSGFQDIHIIDMDTIEVSNLNRQFLFRKSHVGLSKAKVARDAVLRFRPHVSITSYHANVKNQEFNVDFFKQFSVVLNGLDNLDARRHVNRLCLAADVPLVESGTTGFLGQVTVHVKGKTECYECQPKPAPKTYPVCTITSTPSKFVHCIVWAKDLLFTKLFGDKNQENDLNVRSSDPASSSDHAEDIFQLNKDETIEHYGRRVFDHVFGYNIEVALSNEDTWKNRNKPRPIYSRDILPEEPTKQNGNADKNCATDDQSLISAMTSLGIKNPQEIWSLMENSRIFIEAIKLFFTKREKDVGNLAFDKDDQLAVEFVTAAANIRAESFGIPMHSLFESKGIAGNIVHAIATTNAIIAGLIVIEAIKVLQNDANNYRMTYCLEHPSRKMLLMPVEPFEPNKSCYVCSETPLSLEINTHRAKLRDFVEKIVTAKLGMNFPLIMHGAALLYEVGDDLDEDMVANYTANLEKVLSELPSPVVSGTILSVEDLQQELSCSINIKHRDEFNEEKEPDGMVLSGWQQTPLEKDDCSKTLGNGESTSKTLPSAPDADKYDDSDMVASGRKRKLDEAVNISGEANSSKKPEVLDDDDDDLVMLDDGDDRNPAINKKKRLQ; the protein is encoded by the exons ATGGCTTCCCAGCAGCAGTTATCCGCCATTAAG GGCGCCAAAGTGTTGATGGTGGGTGCGGGGGGAATCGGTTGCGAGCTTCTCAAGACTTTGGCTCTCTCGGGGTTTCAGGACATTCATATT ATTGACATGGACACCATAGAAGTGAGTAACTTAAACAGACAATTTTTATTCAGAAAATCGCATGTAGGGCTATCAAAGGCTAAG GTTGCTCGGGATGCTGTCCTAAGATTCAGACCTCATGTTAGCATTACCTCATATCATGCAAATGTCAAGAATCAAGAATTTAATGTAGATTTTTTCAAGCAATTTAGTGTTGTTTTGAATGGACTCGACAACCTAGATGCGAGGCGTCATGTGAATCGTTTGTGCTTGGCAGCTGATGTTCCCTTGGTTGAAAGTGGAACCACTGGATTCCTTGGACAG GTCACAGTCCATGTCAAGGGAAAAACAGAATGCTATGAGTGCCAGCCAAAACCAGCCCCCAAAACATATCCAGTCTGTACCATTACTAGTACTCCGTCAAAG TTTGTTCACTGCATTGTCTGGGCGAAAGATCTACTTTTCACAAAGTTATTTGGAGATAAGAATCAAGAAAATGATCTAAATGTGCGTTCAAGTGATCCTGCAAGTTCATCAGATCATGCTGAAGATATATTTCAACTGAACAAAGATGAAACCATTGAGCACTATGGAAGAAGAGTATTTGATCATGTATTTGGTTACAATATTGAAGTAGCTTTATCTAATGAAGACACTTGGAAAAATCGCAATAAACCTAGGCCTATTTATAGTAGGGATATTCTTCCTGAAGAACCAACTAAGCAGAATGGAAATGCTGACAAAAACTGTGCAACTGATGACCAATCCTTAATATCTGCTATGACATCTCTAGGTATAAAAAATCCCCAGGAGATATGGAGTCTTATGGAAAATTCCAGAATCTTCATTGAGGCTATTAAACTTTTTTTCACGAAAAGGGAAAAG GATGTTGGGAACTTGGCTTTTGATAAAGATGATCAGTTAGCTGTTGAATTTGTCACTGCTGCTGCAAACATTAGAGCTGAATCTTTTGGTATCCCCATGCATAGTCTTTTTGAATCTAAAGGCATTGCTGGAAACATTGTTCATGCTATTGCAACAACCAATGCGATTATTGCTGGCTTGATTGTGATTGAGGCAATTAAGGTGCTGCAAAATGATGCAAACAATTACAG GATGACATATTGTCTTGAACATCCTTCAAGGAAGATGCTTCTTATGCCAGTGGAACCTTTTGAACCTAACAAATCCTGCTATGTTTGTTCTGAG ACACCGCTCTCGCTCGAGATAAATACGCATCGTGCGAAACTGCGGGATTTTGTTGAGAAGATAGTTACGGCCAAGCTTGGGATGAACTTTCCGCTTATCATGCATGGAGCTGCCCTTCTTTATGAAGTTGGCGATGATCTTGATGAGGACATGGTGGCGAACTATACTGCTAACCTTGAGAAG GTACTGTCAGAGCTTCCTTCACCTGTTGTCAGTGGGACGATATTATCAGTCGAGGATCTCCAACAAGAGCTTAGCTGCAGTATCAACATCAAACACAG AGATGAATTCAATGAGGAGAAGGAACCGGATGGTATGGTTCTATCTGGATGGCAGCAAACCCCACTAGAAAAGGATGACTGCAGCAAAACTTTGGGCAACGGAGAAAGCACCTCTAAGACGTTGCCCTCTGCTCCAGATGCTGATAAGTATGACGATTCAGACATGGTTGCATcaggaaggaaaagaaaactgGATGAGGCTGTCAATATATCAGGTGAGGCTAATAGCTCGAAGAAACCTGAAGTGCTTGACGACGATGACGACGATCTTGTCATGCTCGATGATGGGGATGACAGGAACCCAGCTATCAACAAGAAGAAAAGATTGCAATAG